One part of the Eptesicus fuscus isolate TK198812 chromosome 2, DD_ASM_mEF_20220401, whole genome shotgun sequence genome encodes these proteins:
- the TLR6 gene encoding toll-like receptor 6, with the protein MTKGKEPMVRSFHLVCMITLVVGTIIQFSAESEFAVNESNKGLTHVPKDLPPKTIVLDMSQNDIYELHLSDISFLSGLRVLRLSHNRLQYLNMSIFKFNQDLEYLDLSHNQLQKISCHAITSLKHLDLSFNDFSALPICEEFGNLTQLNFLGLSAKHLQPLDLLPIAHLHLSGILLELGGYYVKEHETESLQILNTKTLHLVFHPNNFFSVQANISVNNLGCLQLSNIKLQDKNCHILTTFLSELTRGPNLLNITLNHVETTWRCLVRVFQFLWPKPVEYLNIYNLTIVEKIDKEDFTYSETSLKALKIEHVTNRVFLFSQTVLYTVLSEMNIMMLTISDTPFIHMLCPQATSTFKFLNFTQNVLTDSVFQECTTLVRLETLILQKNKLKDLFKVGLMTKDMPSLEMLDVSGNSLEYDGHDRNCTWAESIEVLNLSSNILTDSVFGCLPPRLKVLDLHSNRITSIPENVIGLEALQELNVASNSLAHLPECDSFSSLSVLITDYNSISNPSAHFFQSCQKIRSINAGNNPFQCTCELREFIQSIGQVSSEVVEGWPDSYKCDYPESYKGTLLKDFHVSPLSCNTALLIVTIGVTGLVLAVTVTALCVYFDLPWYLRMVCQWTQTRHRARNTPLHELQRTLQFHAFISYSEHDSAWVKNELVPCLEKEGIRICLHERNFVPGKSIVENIINCIEKSYKSIFVLSPNFVQSEWCHYELYFAHHNLFHEGSDNLILILLDPIPQNSIPSKYHKLKALMAQRTYLEWPKEKSKHGLFWANIRAAFNVKLTLTTEDNDMKT; encoded by the coding sequence ATGACCAAGGGCAAAGAACCCATGGTCAGGAGCTTTCACTTGGTTTGCATGATAACCTTAGTAGTTGGAACCATAATCCAGTTCTCTGCTGAAAGTGAATTTGCAGTAAATGAGTCAAACAAAGGCCTTACTCATGTTCCAAAAGACCTGCCACCCAAAACCATAGTCTTAGATATGTCTCAAAATGACATATATGAGCTTCACCTCTCAGACATCAGCTTTCTTTCGGGGCTCAGAGTTTTGAGGCTTTCCCATAATAGACTCCAGTACCTCAATATGAGTATTTTCAAGTTCAACCAGGATTTGGAATATTTGGATTTGTCGCACAATCAGTTGCAGAAGATATCCTGCCATGCTATTACCAGCCTCAAGCATTTAGACCTCTCATTCAATGACTTCAGTGCCCTGCCCATCTGTGAGGAATTTGGCAACTTGACTCAACTGAATTTCTTGGGATTAAGTGCTAAACATTTACAACCATTAGATCTGCTACCGATTGCTCACTTGCACCTAAGTGGCATCCTTCTGGAGTTGGGAGGTTATTATGTGAAAGAACATGAGACAGAAAGTCTTCAAATTCTGAATACAAAAACACTTCACCTCGTCTTTCACCCAAATAATTTCTTCTCTGTCCAAGCAAACATATCAGTTAATAATTTAGGGTGTTTACAACTGAGTAATATTAAACTGCAGGATAAGAACTGTCACATTTTAACTACATTTTTATCAGAACTAACTAGAGGTCCAAACTTACTAAATATTACCCTCAACCATGTGGAAACAACTTGGAGATGTTTGGTTAGagtttttcaattcctttggcCCAAACCTGTAGAATATCTCAATATTTACAATTTAACAATAGTTGAAAAGATTGATAAAGAAGATTTTACATATTCTGAAACATCATTGAAAGCGTTGAAAATTGAACATGTTACAaacagagtttttcttttttcacagacAGTATTATACACTGTGCTTTCTGAGATGAACATTATGATGTTAACCATATCAGATACACCTTTTATACACATGCTTTGTCCTCAAGCAACAAGCACATTCAAGTTTTTAAACTTCACCCAGAATGTTTTGACAGATAGTGTTTTCCAAGAATGCACCACTTTAGTTAGATTGGAGACACTGATCttacaaaagaataaattaaaagaccTTTTCAAAGTAGGTCTCATGACTAAGGATATGCCATCTTTGGAAATGCTGGATGTGAGCGGGAATTCTTTGGAATATGATGGACATGACAGAAATTGCACTTGGGCTGAGAGTATAGAGGTGTTAAATTTGTCTTCAAATATACTCACTGACTCTGTTTTTGGATGTTTACCTCCCAGGCTCAAGGTTCTTGACCTTCACAGTAATAGAATAACAAGTATCCCTGAAAATGTCATCGGTCTGGAAGCTTTGCAAGAACTCAATGTTGCTTCCAATTCTTTAGCCCACCTTCCTGAATGTGATTCCTTCAGCAGCCTCTCTGTACTGATCACTGACTATAATTCAATTTCCAACCCATCAGCTCATTTCTTCCAGAGCTGCCAGAAGATCAGGTCCATCAACGCAGGAAACAATCCATTCCAATGCACATGTGAGCTAAGAGAATTTATCCAAAGCATAGGCCAAGTTTCCAGTGAAGTGGTAGAGGGCTGGCCTGACTCTTATAAGTGTGACTATCCAGAAAGCTATAAGGGAACCCTACTGAAGGACTTCCATGTGTCTCCATTATCCTGCAACACAGCTCTGCTGATTGTCACCATTGGGGTCACTGGGCTGGTGTTGGCTGTCACTGTGACTGCCCTCTGTGTCTATTTCGACCTGCCCTGGTATCTCAGGATGGTGTGTCAGTGGACCCAGACCCGGCACAGGGCCAGGAACACACCTTTACACGAACTCCAAAGAACTCTTCAGTTCCATGCCTTCATTTCGTACAGTGAACATGATTCAGCCTGGGTGAAGAATGAACTGGTACCTTGCCTAGAAAAAGAAGGTATACGGATTTGTCTCCATGAGAGAAACTTTGTTCCTGGCAAGAGCATTGTGGAAAACATCATCAACTGTATTGAGAAGAGTTACAAGTCCATCTTTGTTTTGTCCCCCAACTTTGTTCAGAGCGAGTGGTGCCATTATGAACTCTACTTTGCCCACCACAATCTCTTTCATGAAGGATCTGATAACTTAATTCTGATCTTGCTGGACCCCATTCCACAGAACAGCATTCCTAGCAAGTATCACAAGCTGAAGGCCCTCATGGCACAACGGACTTATTTGGAATGGCCGAAGGAGAAGAGCAAACATGGACTTTTTTGGGCTAACATTAGAGCTGCTTTTAATGTGAAATTAACACTAACCACTGAGGACAATGacatgaaaacttaa